AACTAATGTATATGAACTAACTTGTTTTGATTTCATGTTGATGTAACAGATAGTGTTCGCAGATTACAAGCACCCATTTGTAGTGACATATATTGGAATCTCTCTTTTACTTGTACACCTTCCAATTGCATTCATCAAAGATTTCTTGCTAAATTTCTTCACACAACGTTGGCTCACACCTTGTAATAATTCTCAAGTTTCAAACCAGTCAAAGGAATGCGCCCTCGATTTGTTTCCAAAGGATAAAGAACACCCAGTTCTTATTTCTGACACTAATGTGGAAACACTGAAAGTTGACACAAAGCTTACTGCCAAACAAACTTTTCTTATCGGATTTTGCATTGCTCCTCTTTGGTTCGCCACTGAGGTGAGATCGATCGATCTttcattgtttctttttagggtctttgcaaattaaattactatttttttatcagGACATTTAAACAATGTCattcattatttaatatatttttttcaattctatcaCCATTTTATATTTCAGTGAATTTATACTAATGTGGCAACCAGAAGTAGCTGAGGGGGCAGTCCGATTGCCCCATCAGCATAAATTCCCGTTTGTTTATGTTGATGTGCAAAACAAACTTGGGGACAAGAGAAAGTCATATCAGCATAAAttcatcaaaatttaaaataatgttagaTTAAAAAGTAATTAGTGAATGATATTGCTTTCTTTTACAATCCACTACATTGATCCACTAGGCTACATCCGCCCCTACCCTTGATTTCcattcaaaagaaaatattttcatttcgTTTCAGTTTGTGATCTTGTATAGTGAATTTGCAGTATCTGACGAATGCTGCACTTGCGCAAACGAGTGTAGCAAGTACGACATTATTATCTTCAACATCATGTCTCTTCACTCTCTTGATCGGAGCGTTATTAGGCGAAGAGACGATCACTTTCGTCAAAGCAATTTCTGTAGTTATCAGCATGACCGGTGTAGGCATGACAATAGTAGGTAAAACATGGATCTCTGGCGGATCACTATCCAAAGTATCCAAGTATGTTCTAAATTTTGCCTCATCGTCTCCTTCTTAACTTCAGTTTAAGGTTTGGTGATAAGAAGATTTATTCTGAATTGGTTTTGTGTTGTGTGTGTTTCAGAGATGAGAAGCATTCTCTGGTAGGAGATCTTTATGCTGGTTTGTCAGCTTTGACGTATGGCCTATTTACAGGTTCACATTGACAATAGCTTTATTAATATACAAACTTAATTTGTGCTTCGGAGTTAACTAACTCGCATTTAATCAATAAAGAATAATATACTCTAATTATAGGTAAATGACCAAATTTAAAGGTTAATCGACCGAAAATTAGAAAGTATATcattcctaattaattaaagttaCTAAGTGTGAGTTCAGTGATTCTAACGTACAAATTGAGGAATTACGATGACCCTTTGCTCCTTTACTAATTGTTAAGCTCGCTCTTAAGAGAAATTAATGGTAAGAAATTTTGCAGTGTTACTAAAAAAGATTGCTGGAGAAGGAGAAAAAGTAGATGTGCAGAAGCTGTTTGGCTATATAGGATTGTTCACTCTTGCGGCATTTTGGTGGCTTGGTAACTATATTTCttctcttttaatatttttaatttgtaaaaattacTATAACACCACTCAGGTTATGTCCAAATtactgtttttcttttcttccaaattttttgaaaaaattgtttttcCTTCACagtagttttttatttttattttcttgttatcTTTTTCAATATGGGGAATGCTAAAATTCGAACTTGAATTAATGATCTTGCCCAAACTCTCGGGATTCTCTCTGTCTAGGAATGTAATCAAATCGAGCGGAGTTGAGTATGTAGGGCAATAAATGAACCGAGTCAAACCGTGCTTTGAGGTGTTCATGTTCGACTCGTTACATGAATGAGATGGTATTCATATTCGATTCATGTTTGTTCGAACTTTGAATAAAGTGTTTATGTTtgattcatttaaaatttatagttttcatGTTCGCTTCGTGTTCGTATGTATAGCAGCTACACTAGCGAACATGAATATGAGTCGAAACTACATAGTTTTGCTGCTTCTTTATTTCTATCAAAACTATGtatctttatttaaaacaatataattttaatgtattacatgaataattttatatttaatttaaatatgattagCTGGTTCTCAAACTCTTTACAAGTTTCTATACTAGCCATGTCTTGGACTCTTATCGATCTCCTATACAAGCTCGTTCACAAATCCTTAATTGAGTTCATTCACGAACAATTGAACGAGCTATTCGTGAACGTAGATGAGCCAAACACCAGTTCGTTTAAATAAATGAACCTGAAATCAAGCTCGAGTACGAATGAACATTAAACTGAACTCTTATCGAGGCAAACGCCGAAATGCTCATGAGCAGCTCGGTTCGCTTACCGCCCTAAGTATTTGCATACATACTCAAACACGAGCTCAGGTCTAATTAATTGAGTTCGAGCTCAAGTCGAGCTTCAAACAACTCTAAATCGAGCACGAATTCGGTAAATATATCGAGTTTTTAACAAGTTCGGGTTGAGCTTAATTGAACTTTATCAAAAGAAAGAATCAATATGGACAAATTTTCAATAGATTTTCTTCCATAATCTCTTGTATAAAAATTGAcaaacattttacataatttgACATTTCTATTTTCAGTGTGGCCACTCACAGCAATGGGAATAGAACCCAAATTTGCATTACCAAATTCAGCTAAAACAGAGGAGATAATCTTTCTCAATAGTTTTACCGGAAATGTGCTCTGTGATTATTTCTGGTacgtaaaaaaaaatgaagggtACACGATCCCTAAACTTATGCGCCGGGATCAATCAAGTGACACTTGATAATCTTAATCAACTTGAGACAATActctttaattttaaatcaattaacccCAAATTTGATTATCgcgtttattttatataatgaggggttaattaatataaaattagataatattatttcgaattgattaaaataactaGAGTGAGTTAATTGACTCTGACGTACTAGTTCAGGTATCCAATGATCCTTTGCtataaaatattatgaactTGAACTCCATGCTAAGAAGTAGCCATATTTCTAAACTAGTCTTCACTTTACAGGGCACTGGGTGTGGTTTGGACAAGCCCACTGGTTGCAGCATTAGGAGTTTCCCTAACCATACCACTAGCCATGTTGGAGGACATGGTGATCCACGGTCAACACTATTCTGCTATTTATATCATTGGCTCAGCTCaggtaaatttcaaatttaaaatgagaGACTAATCGTTTCGATCTGCAAAGTTATATGGCGGAATCAATTCGattcactttgtaaaatttattagaaatgtcctaaaagattataatttcaaatcaaattgatctaaattttatatgtatccgaccttaattaatcaaattgaatttatgttatttttaggatttaaacTCGTAGACCTGAGCGAACCCATCTACCAACTTAAAACTTATTATTGTTTATTGATGTGATGTAACAGGTATTTATGGGATTTGTGATAGCTAACCTGGCTGATTGTCTTTCCCGAAAGGCAAAGATGTTGCTCCTTTATGTTACCAACATCTATAATCTACTC
This region of Mercurialis annua linkage group LG1-X, ddMerAnnu1.2, whole genome shotgun sequence genomic DNA includes:
- the LOC126665191 gene encoding uncharacterized transporter C405.03c-like; the protein is MYWRYKGGLVLIITVVILWVTSAEVTQIVFADYKHPFVVTYIGISLLLVHLPIAFIKDFLLNFFTQRWLTPCNNSQVSNQSKECALDLFPKDKEHPVLISDTNVETLKVDTKLTAKQTFLIGFCIAPLWFATEYLTNAALAQTSVASTTLLSSTSCLFTLLIGALLGEETITFVKAISVVISMTGVGMTIVGKTWISGGSLSKVSKDEKHSLVGDLYAGLSALTYGLFTVLLKKIAGEGEKVDVQKLFGYIGLFTLAAFWWLVWPLTAMGIEPKFALPNSAKTEEIIFLNSFTGNVLCDYFWALGVVWTSPLVAALGVSLTIPLAMLEDMVIHGQHYSAIYIIGSAQVFMGFVIANLADCLSRKAKMLLLYVTNIYNLLFQLQKNVT